A genomic region of Melanotaenia boesemani isolate fMelBoe1 chromosome 13, fMelBoe1.pri, whole genome shotgun sequence contains the following coding sequences:
- the ttc34 gene encoding uncharacterized protein ttc34, with product MTALVRAGVNVSELCADGDTFLEAGDIEKAIFFYMSAFKTHATSAVSHMRKLDKSRLGEVISTLESCLDSHGDSYLAEGLNKGLAAVFLSTLSPNNLSATIFKMESLLQSGGHGCEEIFTRCTALLEGKRNPNPKGSTRVLLEITRGLACLFSHPHSSKGPGLYLKAYLSNKSETITLVQRRQAVHLPKIVKAFRDQMVHVHPSLSFDSELAVKTKVNDKLNVEDSSTVIDFLLAVSPGDREVQELQAAYLFLSGRFLESAEVYSALLNHDQDHKTPLRTTEKSLRDNPERRTRLLTSRAAACLSAGGKTAEECRDLGEAFEVHPATARIYFQKLFTDHGTGMAARSHLRQQAEKGLSGFRERVLLRADLRSTEGVELLDHVITALRTLCHLEPDGGGRELRVRLADCLLLRGEHKEALSICSQLAAAQGQQSYQNTIQVLRGYARLISDDHKGALEDFQAVVEHSTPHPSSCVRALCGRGILRMMGGLNYLTALDYVTATKLHPQETALTVRCLVPWNYRGLLFTVLLEQGRVMLERTAEQKSKSSSCEDFQHSQQDGQLQAPLKKDNHRSGTPAGVQSLAVLLMELQPNADGPQILVADALYQLGRVEEAYRLLLSVGTTNARAPILARLALLQLHRGFHYDTNQLLKKLIVCGDTSCLRSLLAVAQQKDRALLQGRCHSAAKRILDRTREDSTVREAVAYLSIAIMASGGEATDSLLERAKCYALLGQRKTAIFDFSAILKGHPKHVQGLCGRGFTYLMLNQQKECIHDILAALQINAETVIKDIQSLKDRAQKLVCDWLHQFCHTNLSDTVIANSVPCHEEQLREAFIICGALMRTDSRDPRWHLLYVDILLAKGEMVNLFAFCKKISGYFYSVPFFPGDVKAAGAHVCQVFGQEPRDAVAQARVGVVEAWQQNYRSTARRLSKLIEKDLSCLDFLLALIPFNQRKCVAQAAAQEASSVSSCGQWDQALALLTVAVQAAGNHRLQYLRQRAACFAQLSLHERSIADLDKVIQKHGSPDPSCSDNPKIWAEDLCRRGCSLVLCSREGEALNDFIQALELHRDQAIQCVEGGLGRLHLGECFLRGALQHYGEQKLDKAWTLIECGLLMDSENTELRRLRARVKREVASPCNVN from the exons ATGACTGCTTTGGTTCGAGCTGGAGTCAATGTTTCAGAGCTATGTGCAGATGGAGACACGTTCCTTGAAGCAGGAGACATTGAGAAGGCCATCTTCTTTTACATGTCTGCTTTCAAGACTCATGCTACTTCTGCCGTGTCCCACATGCGGAAATTGGACAAGTCCAGGCTGGGAGAGGTGATCTCTACTCTGGAAAGTTGCCTGGACAGTCATGGGGACAGTTACCTTGCAGAGGGTCTTAATAAAGGCCTTGCAGCTGTTTTCCTGTCCACACTGAGCCCTAACAATCTCTCAGCCACTATTTTCAAAATGGAATCTCTTCTTCAGAGTGGTGGGCATGGCTGTGAAGAAATTTTTACTCGTTGCACTGCTTTGCTTGAAGGCAAACGAAACCCTAATCCAAAGGGTTCGACTCGTGTGCTGTTGGAGATAACTCGAGGTCTGGCATGCTTGTTCTCACATCCTCACAGCTCTAAGGGACCGGGGCTTTATCTCAAAGCTTACCTGAGTAACAAGTCCGAAACCATCACACTGGTGCAGAGAAGACAAGCTGTGCACCTGCCCAAAATAGTGAAGGCCTTTAGAGACCAAATGGTGCATGTACATCCCTCTCTGTCATTTGACAGTGAATTGGctgtgaaaacaaaagtaaatgatAAGTTAAATGTTGAGGATTCTTCCACAGTTATTGACTTTTTATTGGCTGTCTCTCCTGGTGATAGAGAAGTACAGGAACTTCAAGCagcatatttgtttttgtcaggcAGGTTTTTGGAAAGTGCAGAGGTATACTCTGCTCTTTTGAATCATGATCAGGATCATAAAACACCACTGAGGACTACAGAAAAATCACTCCGAGACAATCCTGAGAGGAGAACAAGACTCTTAACCAGCCGAGCAGCAGCCTGTCTGTCAGCAGGTGGAAAGACTGCAGAGGAGTGCAGAGATTTGGGGGAAGCATTTGAGGTCCACCCTGCAACTGCTCGAATCTACTTCCAAAAGCTCTTCACTGATCATGGAACAGGGATGGCTGCTCGCAGCCATCTCCGCCAGCAGGCAGAGAAGGGATTGTCTGGTTTCAGAGAGAGGGTCCTTCTCCGTGCAGACTTGCGATCCACTGAAGGTGTTGAACTTTTGGACCATGTGATCACTGCGCTACGGACTCTTTGCCATTTGGAGCCTGATGGGGGAGGCAGAGAGTTACGGGTGCGGCTGGCTGATTGTCTCCTCCTCAGAGGGGAGCACAAAGAGGCTCTTTCTATCTGTAGCCAGTTAGCTGCTGCCCAAGGACAGCAGAGCTATCAAAACACAATTCAGGTTCTTCGTGGATATGCACGGCTCATCTCTGATGACCACAAGGGGGCATTAGAAGACTTCCAAGCTGTGGTTGAACACAGTACCCCTCATCCATCCAGCTGTGTGCGGGCACTTTGTGGCAGGGGGATCCTGCGCATGATGGGTGGCTTAAACTATCTTACAGCTCTAGACTATGTGACAGCCACCAAGCTGCATCCTCAGGAAACAGCACTGACTGTTCGTTGCTTGGTGCCATGGAACTACAGAGGGCTGCTGTTTACTGTTTTGCTAGAACAAGGACGAGTCATGCTGGAGAggacagcagagcaaaaatccAAGTCCAGCTCCTGTGAGGACTTCCAACATTCCCAGCAGGATGGGCAGCTGCAAGCCCCATTGAAGAAAGACAACCACAGATCAGG GACTCCTGCTGGTGTCCAGTCCCTGGCTGTATTGCTGATGGAGCTCCAGCCCAATGCTGATGGGCCTCAAATTCTTGTAGCTGATGCCTTGTACCAGCTTGGCAGAGTGGAGGAAGCCTACAGGCTACTTCTTTCTGTAGGGACCACCAATGCTCGGGCACCAATCCTGGCTCGGCTTGCTCTTCTGCAGCTACACAGAGGTTTTCATTATGACACCAATCAG TTGCTCAAAAAGCTCATTGTTTGTGGTGATACCAGCTGTCTGCGAAGCTTGTTGGCAGTGGCACAGCAGAAAGACCGAGCTCTGCTGCAGGGACGCTGCCATTCAGCAGCAAAACGCATCCTGGATCGCACAAGAGAGGACAGCACTGTCAGGGAGGCTGTGGCGTATCTCTCCATTGCTATTATGGCCTCTG GTGGTGAGGCAACAGACTCCTTGCTGGAAAGAGCAAAGTGTTATGCCCTGCTGGGTCAACGAAAGACAGCCATATTTGACTTCAGTGCCATTTTAAAGGGGCATCCGAAACATGTGCAAGGCCTCTGTGGACGAGGCTTCACATATCTCATGCTGAATCaacaaaag GAATGCATTCATGACATCCTGGCAGCCCTTCAGATAAATGCTGAGACAGTCATCAAAGACATCCAGTCACTTAAAGACAGAGCACAGAAACTGgtatgtgattggctgcatcAGTTCTGTCACACCAATCTGTCAGACACTGTGATAGCTAATTCTGTTCCCTGCCATGAAGAGCAACTTAGAGAGGCTTTTATCATTTGTGGGGCTTTGATGAGGACTGATAGCAGAGATCCAAGATGGCATCTCCTCTATGTGGACATACTCTTAGCAAAAGGTGAGATGGTGAACTTATTTGCGTTCTGTAAAAAAATATCTGGTTA TTTCTATTCTGTTCCATTTTTTCCAGGTGATGTTAAAGCAGCTGGTGCTCATGTGTGCCAGGTATTTGGTCAGGAGCCAAGGGATGCTGTAGCCCAGGCTAGGGTGGGTGTGGTGGAGGCCTGGCAGCAGAACTACCGCAGCACAGCTCGCAGGCTCAGCAAACTGATTGAGAAAGATTTATCCTGTCTCGACTTCTTGCTGGCCTTGATCCCGTTTAATCAGCGAAAATGCGTGGCACAG GCAGCAGCACAGGAGGCCAGCAGTGTGTCATCATGTGGCCAGTGGGATCAGGCCCTTGCACTTCTGACAGTGGCAGTACAAGCAGCGGGCAATCACAGATTACAGTATCTTCGCCAGCGAGCTGCCTGCTTTGCACAGCTGAGCTTACATGAGCGGTCTATAGCAGACCTGGACAAAGTTATCCAGAAACATGGTAGCCCTGACCCCAGCTGCTCAGACAACCCTAAAATCTGGGCAGAAGATCTGTGTCGGCGAGGTTGCAGCCTGGTGCTCTGTTCCAGAGAGGGAGAAGCACTGAATGACTTCATTCAGGCTCTGGAGCTCCACAGGGATCAGGCCATCCAGTGTGTGGAGGGTGGTCTGGGGAGGCTGCATCTGGGGGAGTGCTTTCTGCGAGGGGCTCTGCAGCACTATGGAGAGCAGAAGCTTGACAAAGCCTGGACACTGATTGAATGTGGTCTCCTTATGGACAGTGAGAACACAGAGCTGCGGAGACTGAGAGCAAGGGTCAAACGAGAAGTGGCCAGCCCTTGCAACGTCAATTAG
- the alas2 gene encoding 5-aminolevulinate synthase, erythroid-specific, mitochondrial — protein sequence MAAFLHHCPFLKSVPKPALRRTGAALLSLADQCPIIARQITVSSVPSLEANLSNSPTKPKSPQFLMMNQRRLFAQSATQVAVSVSKGCPFVSSQIGMVQASPEVQEDVQDGLMTSLLKGLRESVFPNPAQDNSVTHLLQDNMVGPSYDYDRFFTEKIAEKKKDHTYRVFKTVNRSATAFPFAEDYSVTGREGSQVSVWCSNDYLGMSQHPRVLGAIKDALERHGAGAGGTRNISGTSNFHVSLEKELAQLHEKDAALVFSSCFVANDSTLFTLAKMLPGCEIYSDAGNHASMIQGIRNSGAKRFIFRHNDSRHLEEMLQRSDPKTPKIVAFETVHSMDGAICPLEELCNVAHHYGALTFVDEVHAVGLYGAHGAGVGERDNIMHKIDIVSGTLGKAFGCVGGYIASSAALVDTVRSYAAGFIFTTALPPMVLAGALESVRVLKSNEGQVLRRAHQRNVKHMRQLLMDKGLPVVNCPSHIIPIRVGNAELNTKVCDTLLERHNIYVQAINYPTVPRGEELLRLAPSPHHNPEMMEYFVGKLVEVWQEAGLPLISLTTASCTFCDRPLHFDLMSEWEKSYFGNMEPQYITVSA from the exons ATGGCTGCCTTTCTTCATCACTGCCCCTTCCTAAAGTCCGTTCCTAAGCCAGCTTTAAGGAGAACAGGAGCTGCTTTGCTGTCTCTGGCTGACCAATGTCCCATCATTGCTCGTCAGATTACTGTGAGCAGTGTGCCCTCTCTGGAGGCCAATCTGAGCAACTCACCCACCAAACCCAAAAGTCCCCAATTTCTCATGATGAACCAAAGGAGGCTTTTTGCTCAAAGTGCCACTCAGGTGGCTGTGTCTGTGTCAAAGGGCTGCCCTTTTGTCTCTTCTCAGATTGGGATGGTTCAAGCCAGCCCTGAAGTACAggaggatgttcaagatg GTTTGATGACTTCCCTGTTGAAAGGTTTAAGAGAGTCTGTGTTTCCAAATCCAGCTCAAGATAACTCtgtcacccacctcctccaagACAACATGG TTGGCCCCAGCTATGACTATGATCGCTTCTTCACTGAGAAGATtgctgaaaaaaagaaggacCACACATACAGAGTTTTCAAGACAGTCAACAGGAGTGCCACAGCTTTTCCTTTTGCAGAGGATTACTCTGTCACTGGGCGAGAGGGCTCCCAGGTGTCTGTGTGGTGCAGTAATGACTATCTGGGAATGAGTCAACACCCGAGGGTCCTCGGCGCCATCAA AGATGCCTTGGAAAGGCATGGTGCAGGAGCAGGTGGGACCAGGAACATCTCTGGGACCAGTAACTTCCACGTGTCTCTGGAGAAGGAGCTTGCACAGCTACATGAGAAAGATGCTGCTTTGGTGTTTTCCTCCTGCTTTGTGGCAAATGATTCCACTCTCTTCACTCTGGCTAAGATGCTTCCAG GGTGCGAGATCTACTCGGATGCAGGAAACCATGCATCAATGATTCAGGGCATCAGGAACAGTGGAGCAAAACGCTTCATTTTCCGCCACAATGACAGTCGACACTTGGAGGAAATGCTCCAGCGCTCCGACCCCAAGACACCCAAAATCGTGGCATTTGAGACTGTGCACTCAATGGATG GTGCCATATGTCCCCTCGAAGAGCTATGCAATGTAGCTCATCATTATGGAGCCCTGACATTTGTGGATGAAGTTCATGCTGTGGGACTCTATGGAGCCCATGGAGCTGGAGTGGGCGAGAGAGACAACATCATGCACAAAATTGACATTGTTTCTGGGACTTTAG GCAAAGCCTTTGGTTGTGTGGGAGGCTACATTGCCAGCAGCGCCGCCCTGGTGGACACGGTGCGCTCCTACGCAGCTGGCTTCATTTTCACTACTGCTCTGCCCCCGATGGTCCTGGCCGGAGCCTTGGAGTCTGTTCGGGTCTTGAAGAGTAATGAGGGGCAGGTTCTTCGTAGAGCCCACCAGAGGAATGTGAAACACATGAGGCAGCTACTCATGGACAAAGGCCTGCCTGTGGTCAACTGCCCCAGCCACATCATCCCCATACGG GTTGGCAATGCAGAGCTGAACACAAAAGTGTGTGATACTCTGCTGGAGAGACATAACATCTATGTCCAGGCCATCAACTACCCCACAGTGCCTCGTGGTGAGGAGCTGCTCCGTCTGGCTCCCTCTCCTCATCACAACCCTGAAATGATGGAGTACTTTGTGG gGAAACTGGTGGAGGTGTGGCAGGAAGCAGGTCTCCCACTCATCAGCCTGACCACAGCTTCCTGCACCTTCTGTGACCGCCCACTGCACTTTGATCTCATGAGTGAGTGGGAAAAATCCTACTTCGGCAATATGGAACCGCAATACATTACTGTGTCTGCATAA